The sequence below is a genomic window from Arthrobacter sp. Soc17.1.1.1.
GGACGGGGCCGATGAGTATTTGAGTATTTGAGTGTTCGACTAAAGGGCCGGAACCGATAGGTGTCGGCCCTTCGTCGTTGCGGGGGTTCTTGGCCGGCGGCCGCGGGTTGTTTCACCTGTAGTGCTTCCCTGCTCTCCGCCAGGGCTCCGAGCAGGGTAACGGTCCTTCGCTTCGCTCCGGCCTGATTGGGCTCGGGCACTCCTTCGTCGCACCCGACCCTGATCTGTCCACGACGTTTTTTGCTGCTGTCCTTCGGATTGTGCGCCCCCGCTCCACAGCGTCAACCGGCTCCGCCGGCATCGGGCACACCGATCCTGTCCGGCGCTCCTGCGTCGCTTATTTCCTCCCAGGATCGGCGCACCCTCGCACCTGCGGCGTTGAGCACTGCTCCGTCGGGGACGAGCGAGCGAGCTCGCCAGCAGGCAAAACACAACGGGGGAGAGGGGCCACTGCTGGTCACCAAGGCCTCCGACCCCACCACCTGCATCGATAAGGAGCAACACCGTGAACTCTATGAACACTGATACCGCAGTTCTGGTCAGCACCACCACGAAGGACACCGAGGAAATCATCACCGCCCCGGTCCTGCCGGTGGACGATCGCACCGGGGACGGGTACGACTGGCTCGATACCCTCACCGGCAGCCCGTGGAAGGTCATGGGCGCGTGGGGTACCGATGGATGGGACGCCGGGTCCTGGCCCTACGTCTTCTTCGCCACCGCCACCCACCGAGACGAGACCGGCACCCTGTACGGGTACGGGACCTACATCGAGGGCGACACCTACACGCACTGGTACCGCGCCGAGGACGCCTGCCACAAGGCGATCACCGCAGAGGTCTTCTGGTACTGGAAGCACGGACAGGCAGACGGGCCGGCCCACCTGCCCGCCACGGCCGAGGAGCTGGACGACGAGTTCACCAAGCCCTACGGATGCATCCACCGCTGCTAGGACTCGCTGACGAAGGCCGCACCCCGCCCCAGCGGGCCGGGTGCGGCCCCGGCCCTCGACCTCACCGGCCTCATCCCACTAGCCCGAAAGCAGGCACGCACTGATGCCCGAAATGCTGTTCTCCATGAACCGGACTATCACCCAGGCCGACTACGTCCGAATTGCCGTCGACGAAGACGCAATGCTCGCCTGGCTGCAGGAGAATCCCAAAGAGAACGACTGGATCCAGCCCGTCTACGACAAGGCCGACATATGCGCCGACGACGTCCGCCGCTACATCGAAGCCCACCCCGAGCTGCGCGACCACCGGCACTTCCACGAAGCAGCCGGAGAACCGCACGAGAGCTGGTCCCAGCTGGAAACCATCGGCCCAGCGGACGAAAACCAGGACCAAAGTTAGCTCGATTTATGCTGTAAAACTGCTGTTTTTCAGATGAATAAACGGTAGAATTAGTACCAGCAGCACAGCAGTCGACTCTCACTAAAACCCACACGTAACCAAGGACTGAGCGCCATGACCATCACCATCTTCGAGAAGCCCACCGGGTGCTTCGGATGTAAGAAGACGAAGGAACTGTTCGACGCCGCCGGCGTCCAGTTCAACACCGTGGACATCACCACCAACGACCAGGCCCTGGCCTACATCACCGACGAGCTCGGCTACAGCCAGGCACCCGTCGTGGTCTACGAAAAGGACGGCAGCGAGGACCACTGGTCCGGCCTGAACCCCACCAAGATCAACCAGGTCATCGCCCTCGACGGCAAGTAGCCCAGCTGCGCCAGACGCCCTCACTCATCTACTCAAATACTCATTCACTCATTCAATGACAACACCAGCACCCCATACGAAAGGCAGTTGAGCATCATGGCAGGAGAAACGATCATCACCGTCATCGGGAACCTCACCGCGGATCCCGAACTCCGCTTCACCCCCAGCGGGTCAGCGGTCGCGAACTTCACCATCGCGTCCACCCCGCGCACCTTCGACCGGCAGTCCAACGACTGGAAGGACGGGGAAACCCTGTTCCTGCGCTGCAACGTCTGGCGCGAATCGGCAGAGAATGTCGCCGAGACTCTGACCAAGGGAACCCGTGTCATCGCCCATGGCCGGTTGAAGTCCCGCAGCTACGACACCAAGGAAGGCGAGAAGCGCACCGTCATGGAACTCGAGGTCGACGAGGTCGGGCCGAGCCTGCGCTACGCCTCGGCGAAAGTCACCCGCGTCCAGCGCAGCGGATCCGGCGGCGCCGGTGGAGGTAACGCCCAGGGCGGGGGAGGGTTCCAGGGAGGAGCGCAGCCCGGCAACACATGGCAGCAGCAACCCGCGGAAGATCCATGGGGAGCCCCCGCAGCGGCTCCTGCCGGCGGCGCCGGTGGGTGGGGCAACGGGCCGGAGAGCGAGCCGCCGTTCTAGCCCGCAGCTTTGCACAGCATTGCGGGACAATCGTCGGTGGCCGGCCCTACGCTGGCCACCAACGCATCACGCTAATCACAGTGACCTGCCCTGTAGGGCGCCTAGTAGGAGAGAGAAACCCATGACCAGCACCCCCGAGACGCAAGCGCTCACGAACGAGCATCACTGCGGGCTGAGGTCGTGGGCGAAAGGCACCTACACGATCGAGGCAGCAACGGAATTGCTGATCCGGGCTCATGATGGCCGATTCGCCAAGCCGGGGCAGCCCTGGATCGGGATGGGCAGCCGCTGGCCCTATGTCGATTTCGAGGCGATCGAGGAGAACCTTGGAGGGCTTTCCGGTGGCGAACGCCGGTTCATGCTGCTGGTCGCTTCCCTCGGCGACGGGGGAGCGCTGGTCGACCTCGGCGACGTCATCCCGGGCCTGGACCGTGACGTGCTGGCCCTCGTGCTCGCCGCGATCGCCCATGCCGGCGGAAGCCACGAACACTCAGGGTTCGAGTTCACCGAAGACGGTATACCGACGTCCATCGTCCGCCTCGCCCGGCTCTACGACTGGCCTAACGGCAACATCATCTAAAGCCGCTGCGCGGCACTCCAGCACGCAGGCGGACGGCACGAAACCTAGGCGGTGCGCTGACACACTGGAAGGATGCTCATGGACTCGCCAACGAGCGGACGCGTCGCGGAATGCGCCGAGTGCGATCGGACATCCCCACTGACCACTACCGGGAACGGAACACCCAAGCTCTGGGCCCATGTCGCGGATGAGCAGATCACCCTTTGCCCGCTGCACAAGTTCCAGCCGCCAGCAGAGTGGAAAGACCTTATTCAGACTTACAGCAGGGCTGACCTCGAACAGCTGCGCGGTGACACCAAGCCACCGCCGGCGGGAGCCTTCGATGACGAGGAGCAGTAGGTGAGCAAGAGCAAACCGGCGTCTTTCACCCCGTACTTCGCGCAGGACGACGCCGACCAGGTGCGAGCTGCGTTCCTCGCCGCAGGACAGGCAGAGGGGTACCGGTCTGTGACAGACTTGATCGAAGCAGCTGTGATGCGTGAGGTGAAGCGCCTGCAGCGCAAGCACAACAACGGCAGGAAGTGGGAACCGGTAGCACCGGGAGCCCTCCGGCCAGGCCGACGGACTCTCGAGGAAGAGAAGAATCGGGCCCCATAGATTTCCTCGATGCAGGGGAATGCAAGAAAAGCAGTACGGAAGCGGGAGCTGGTGGTGCAGCCTCCCGCTTCCACCTTTTAACCCTCCAGTAGCCGGCGGCCGCCACCGTGAACGGTCGCCCGCTTAGCCTTCCGGGCCCTCACGTACTGAGTGACGGCGATGCCCAGCCCCGCACCGCAACCAGCCAGCACCCCTCCCAGGTTCAGATCGAAGACCAGCATGGCGATCAACAGGATGCCGACGATGAGGGCGAGCTGTACGAAGAGATTGGCGAGGTCACGCATGCAGCTCACCCTACGGTGAGCACGTTCCTGGCTGCCGCTGCGGCCCAGGGACAAACGATGCGGGGCCGGCGGCCGCGGGTGTGTCACCTGTAGTGCTTCCCTGGTCTCCGCTGGCGCTCCAACCAGGGAAACGGTCCTGCGCTTCGCTCCGGCCTGACAAGGCCCGGGCGCTCCTTCGTCGCACCCGACCCTGATGTTTTCTGCTGCTGTCCTTCGGATTATGCGCCCCCGCTCCACACCGTCAATCGCTGACGCGACGGGGCCGGCCATAAACCTCTACGGCGCTCCTGCGTCGCTTATTTCCTTCGAGGTTTCATAGCAGGCCCTGCCCTTCGGGTTGACAGTGCTCCGTCGGGGACGAGCGAGCGAGCTCGCCGGCAGGCAAAAAACAACTGTGAGTCTTGACGGTGGCTGGTCTGGGACTAGCTGGCAGTGTTGATGCCGGTCGTTCTGCCTGGCGCGTGACTCGAAAAAACAATTGCCCCGCCAGGGTGCATTTCCCCCGACTTGTCCGCGCTGGGTGGAGCGGCCGGCGTTGACCTGTCCCACGACGGTGGCTTGATTAGAAGCCTGCCCGGCCCCTGCGGCTGTGGCTCATCACAGTATTGCCTCGACGTGACTCCTCCCAGGTCAGTGCCGGTCGCGATGCGACCAGTCTTGCCCGCTCGAAAGGAAGGAGGGTGGCCGCATTGACTATCGTTGCGCAGACCCGCCCATTCGTCATCGGCGTGGACTGCCACGCCCGCACCCACACGTACGCCATCATTGAGGCCAGCACTAAGCAACGGGTCGCGTGCGAGCAGTTCCCGACCACGTCGGCAGGGCTTTCGCGCGCGCTTGCCTGGGTAGGCCGACGGACAGGCGGGGATATGTCCTGTCTATGGGCCGTTGAGGGTATCGGCTCTTATGGTGCACGCCTGGCCAGGGCAGTAGCCGACGCCGGCTACGACGTCGCCGAAGCTCCAAGGATGAACGCCCGAGGGCGCCGGGGGATCGGTAAATCCGATCCGCTGGACGCCACCGCCATCGGAACCGCAGTCCTCAGCTTGGAGGAGTCCCAGCTCCGCGCCCCGCGCCGGGATGAAGGAACCCGTGCCGGGCTTAGGATCCTGAGCGCGGCTCGGGATCAGTTGACACGCGAACGAACAGTAAACGTCAACGCACTCATCGCCTTACTCCGGGCACACGACCTGGGAATCGACGCTCGTAAACCGCTGGTTGCCGCCCAGATCGCCACAATCACCAGATGGCGGGAACGAGACGAGCCAATCGAGTTGCTGATCGCGCGTGAGGAAGCAGTCCGGTTGGCGCGCCGCGTTCTTGAAGTGACTACTCAGCTGACTGCAAACCAGAGGCGCATGACCGAACTGATCCAGCAAAGCCCAGCGGCGCCGCTGTTGGAGATGGTGGGCGCCGGTGCTGTCACTGTCGCCACCGTCCTGACAGCCTGGTCGCATCCAGGAAGGGTTCGCAGCGAAGCTGCCTTCGCCTCACTGGCAGGAGTGAATCCCTTGCCGGCTTCAAGCGGTAACACTGTCCGACACAGGCTCAACCGGGGCGGGGATAGGCGCCTCAACCGTGCCTTGCATACCATCACCATGACCCGGATGGTCCACGATCCCGGAACTCGGGACTACGTCGCCAAACGCACCCAAGAAGGGCGGAGCTACCGCGAGATCCGCAGATCCCTCAAGCGCTACATCGCCCGAATCCTCTACCGCCAACTCAACGCCCTTTACGCCACCGCGGAACCGGCCCCATCCCACGTTGCTGGGGCAGATGGTTCAGATGGTGTCCTTTAGCGGATCCGCTCATGCGCATCCTGACGCGGTATGTGAATTGCACTACCCATAAGACCTCCGTATGTGTCGCGTGCCGCTCATGGTAGGAAGCTCGAGGATTTTGATCTAGAGCGAGCAGCGGTTTGGATGATCAGAAGTGGTTGCCGACGTCCCAGCTGAGGCCTTCATCGCTGGAAGCCAAGGGGCTGGAAGGTCGCTCCGTTGTCACTGGAGACTTCGATTCCTTCGGCGGTCGCGACCCAGATGCGGTGTGTTTCGTCGTTGGTGTGCGCTGCGGCGATGGCCGCCGGTTCTCCTTCGACAGCACCGCGCTGTTCCCAGGTAAGGCCGGCATCTGAGCTGGCGTGAACTGTCCCGTCGGGGGTGACACCGATGGCAGTGTCGCCGGCGAAGGTCGTAAAAATCAGCAGGGGTGTGTCCGGCACGGTTTTCCAGGTCGCTCCGCTGTCCTCGGACCGGTAGAGGCCTTCTTCGGTGGTAGCGAGCACGGTCCCGCTGCTGGCTCCGGCCAGGTTGTAGGCGGGGACATTGTCTGCTGCGACGGTCCAGTGATGACCGTCTGGGCTGGTGATGATCCTGCCTTCATGGCCGATCAATCCGTCACTGGTCGCAGCGAGGGCGTGGAAGTCTGTTTCGCCTTGGCGGGACACGGGCTCCCAGGTGCGGCCGTCGTCGGTGCTCGTGATCAGACCGACGGGGTCGGGGAGGTCAGTGCCAGGTCCTGGATGTCCTGAGGCGTAAAGGGTTCCATCGCTGGTGGTGGTGAAGCCCATGAGGTCGATCGTGGGGCCGACCTGCTGGGCGGGGGACTGGGTGACGTCGAAGAGGCCGTCGTGTGTGGCTAGCAGGATGCGGTTGGTACCGGGATCCACGCTCATGCCGTGGATATGCCCGGACGGGTAGTCCGCCGCTGACGCGGACTCCGCTGGTGTACCCGCTGGTGTGTCCTGGGAGGTCGAGGCGGGGGTGGTGCAGGCGCTGAGCAGCACGGCGAGGGCGGTGATCGAGCCAAGGCGTGCGATGCGGTACAGAGACGAAGACAACAGGCAGTCCTTACAGGAAGCGTCGAAAAGACAGTCGATACAGGAACGGTCGCAGTAGCTGACCGGTGAACCGAGGAATCGGGGGAGTGGTCGAAACGGTGCCGGTGTGGAGGGAACGGGGCCCCCACACCGGCACCTGTCAGAGGGCAATCACATCCCTCGGACCCGGTCCTTGAGGGACCGGATCAAAGGGTGGATTGCGTGGTGTTGCTGGCCTGCGGTCAGAGGCCCGCGAGCAGCTCGTTCATCTCGTCGATTTCGGACTGCTGGGTGGCGACGATGGTTTCGGCCAGCTCGATCGCTTCGGGGTTCTCACCGTTGTCGATCTCGGTCTGAGCCATGCCGATCGCGCCCTCGTGGTGGGCTGTCATCGACTCCAGGAACATGCGGGACGCCTCAGTGCCTTCGGCAGATTCGAGGTCGGACATCTGCTCCTCGCTCATCATCCCCTCCATGGAATCGGAGTCAGATCCCATGTCGCCCATGGAGTGGCTTTCCATACCGCCTTCGGGCTGCATGGGCTCACCCCAGGCTTCCAGCCAACCGGTCATGGTCTCGATCTCGGGGCCCTGGGCGTCCTTGATCTTCGTCGCGAGGTCCGTAATTTCGGGGCTGATGCCGTCCTTGGCGAGCATCATGTCGCTCATCTCCACGGCCTGCTCGTGGTGGGGAATCATCATCTGCGCGAACATGACATCCGCGTCGTTGTGCTCCTCAGACACGGCATCAGCACTGGTGCTTGCAGACGCGTCGGCGGACGGGGACGTTTCAGCAGCGGCGCTCGAGGCAGGAGCAGCAGCCTCTGAGCTGGTGACACTAGTGGTGCCGGAGTCGGTGCCGCAGGCGGAGAGGGCGAAGGCTATCGCGAGGCTCAGGGCGGCAAGGGAAAGGTAACGCTTCATGATGGTCAGATCCTTCAAAGCTCGAAAAAGTGGTGTGCTGTCAGTCGCTCACCCCTGCCCGAACAGGGCCAAGGGGTAAGGCAGCGCCGGCTACGCCGTCAATCAACGTCGAGACGTCGAGGGCACGCGGGCATACGAGAGAGCTGGCCCTGCCACCGGTCATGCCGGAGTGCAGGCCGCGGATTCTACGTGCGACTGATGCAGAGTTGAGTCAGTGAAGGTGTGGGAGCTGGTCGGGATGCCCAGTACGCCACGGGTGGTCCGCGCCGGAACAGCGAGGACGTAAGGGCCCGTCCGGTCGGAGTGAGGAGCCAGGCGATACCGACCAGGACCATGGCCAGCACACACATACCCAATGCCATCTCGTTCGCGCAGCCCTCACCGCACCCTGCAAGCACTCCCTGATCGCTGTGATCACCGGCCAGCTGGGTCAGTGCGGGCAGCAACTGCGTCGCGGAATCAGCGTGGGTGTGGCTGGACGACACTGCTGAGGGCACTGTTGCGGAGGCAGGATGGATGTCGGTGGAGCTCACCGTCGTGTTGTTCAACGTCGGGGTGCCACCGCTGTGGTGAGTTGTGGCCCCATGTCCTCCCATCCATACGTGCATGGCGAGGATCCCGATGAGCACAGCGGCCAGACCGACGAATGAGAGCAGAGCAGAAAACAGGGAGGTCGGGGGTGTGCGGAGCAGTGCAAAAGGACGCGTTCCGGCGCTGATTCCCGTTCTCACTGCTTCCACCGTCCTTCCGCTTCCCTTGTTGCCATTGCTGTCGTTGCTGCGCCTCATGCGGCTTCCCGACGTTTCCGGCGATGTCGGGATGACCACTCGTCGCCAGTAGGTTCTGCCCTCGTGTCTTGGCATCCAGCGTAACCAGGTGCCGCTGCGAGCACCGAACCTGATCAAGGAACAGATCGTCGAGCAGGTTCGGTGCTCCGGTAAAACACCCACAGGCGGCGGTGATTTCAGTGGGTGCTGATCCGTTCCGGGTCGAGGTCGATCCGGCGAAGCAGTTGCGCGTTCAAAGCGACGACGATCGTGGAGACACTCATGAGGACCGCGCCGGCGGCGGGGGAGAGCAGGATGCCGGCGAACGCCAGGACGCCTGCGGCCAGGGGGACGGCCAGCACGTTGTACCCGGTGGCCCAGATCAGGTTCTGAATCATCTTGCGGTAACTCGCCCTGGACAGGTCGATCAGCGCCAGCACAGCCCTGGGGTCGTTCCCGGCGAGGACGACGCCGGCGGATTCCATCGCCACGTCCGTTCCCGCGCCGATCGCGATGCCGACCTCGGCCCGGGCGAGGGCTGGGGCGTCGTTCACGCCGTCGCCGACCATCGCGACCTTCAATCCGCGGGATTGCAGTTCGGTGACCTTGGAGTCCTTGTCCTGCGGCAGGACGTCGGCGAACACTTCGTCGATGCCCAGTTCCGCGCCGACGGTATCAGCGACCTGGCGTGCGTCCCCGGTGATCATCGCGACCTTCACCCCACGGGCCTGCAGGGCCTTCACCGCGGCCCGGGATTCTTCCCGCACCTTGTCCTCGAGCCGGACTGCACCGATCACGGCACCGTCGCGGATGACGTGCAGCACGGACGCGCCACGGCCCACCCATTCCTGCACCGTTCCATCAATGTCTGCAGGGGTAGTGAGTCCCAGTTCCTTGAGCATGTTCGGTCCGCCCACGGCGACATCATGGCCGTGGACGGTGGCGCGGACACCGCGCCCGGTCATGGACGCGAAACCCGTACCCGTGTAACCAAGGTCTGCAGCATCCGGGTTGGATCGTGCGGCGGTGACGATGGCCCGGGCGACCGGGTGCTCGCTGTCGGCCTCCGCGGCCCCCGCCAGGGCCAGGAGCTCGGCCTCTGCGACGCCGGTGATGGTGGTGGTCGCGGTGACGGCGTGCTGGCCCTCGGTGAGGGTCCCGGTCTTATCGAACAGGACAACGTCGATGGTGCGCATGCGTTCCAGGGCGATGCGGTTCTTGATCAGCACCCCGGCCTTCGCGGCACGCTCGGTGGAGATCGCGATCACCAGGGGGATCGCCAAGCCGAGCGCGTGCGGGCAGGCGATGACCAGCACCGTGACCGTCCGGACCACCGCGTCATCCGGGCTGCCCAGGAGCATCCACGCGATGAAGGTCAGGATCCCGGCGCCGAGGGCGAAGTAGAACAGCAGGGCAGCGGCCCGGTCCGCGAGAGCTTGCGCCCTCGAGGAGGAGGCCTGCGCCTCGGCGACCAGCCGCTGGATCCCGGCCAGGGTCGTCTCCGACCCGACGGCGTTCACCCGCACGCGGACCGCGTTATCGACCGCTACCGTGCCGGCGACGACGGTCTCCCCGATCGTGCGGGAAACGGTTCGGGACTCGCCGGTGATCATCGACTCGTCGAACTCGGCCATCCCGTCGATGATTTGCCCGTCGGCGGGAACCCGAGCGCCGGAGCGCACGAGTACGACATCGCCAACCACCAAGGCGCTGACGGGCACGGTTTCGACACCGGAGGCGGTGACCTTGTCGGCCTCGTCGGGCAGCAGGGCTGCCAGGGCGTCCAGGGCCCCGGCGGCGGAACCGAGGGCCCGCATCTCCATCCAGTGGCCCAGGAGCATGATGACGACTAGGAGGGCGAGCTCCCACCAGAAGTCCAGGTCGAACCCGCCGATGCCGAGGGTCGTGATCCAGGAGGCGATGAACGCGACGCTGATGGCCATCGCGATCAGCAGCATCATGCCGGGCTGCCGGGACTTCAGCTCCGTCAGCCCTCCCTTCAGGAACGGGGCGCCACCGTAGACGAAAATGACCGTGCCGAGGATCGGGGCGATCAGGGTGGAGCCCGGGAACTCCGGCGGTATGTACCCGAGGAGCATGGTGAACATGTGGCTGAAGGCGACCACGGGAACCGCGAGGATCAGGTTGATCCAGAAGCGGTTCTTGAACATCGCGGTCGAGTGCCCGGCATGCTCCCCGTGGGAATGGACCTGATGATCCTCATCCATGCCATGACCCGCCCCGTGACCCTTGTGGCCCGCGTGATGGCTGGAGTCAGGATGTTGATCGGGATGTTCCTGAGTGGAGATCGCCGAGTGGGCGTGCTGGTCGGGCATGGCCTGGCCGTGCGTTGATTCCTGTTCGGCCGCGTGATGATGCTGGTTGTTGATGTTCTGGTTCTTGCTCATGATGACTCTTCCTTTGGCCCCCCTTGAAGGGGGGACCCGTGCCTCTGCCGGTCGGCTTAGGCGGTCGTGAGCTGGTAGCCGGCCTTCTCGACGGCGTCCTGAACGGACGACGCCTCAAGGGGCTGGTTGCTGGTGACACTGACGGTCGATACGCCGCCAGGAACGAGAGCAATCTGGACATTCTCCACGCCGTTCAAGGCGCCGATGGCGCTGCTGACACGGCCGGCGCAGGAACCACAGGTCAGGCCGGTCACCGCGTAGTCGGCAGACACGGTGCCTTCGGTTGCCGGTTGCGCTGCAGTGACCTGCTGGGGTGCGCAGCACCCACACGACCCTCCTGCAGGGGAGTTCACATCGGAGTTTTGGGTTCCGCTGATGTCGGTGAGGTTCATCGGGGTCCTGACAGTGTCAGTCATGGTGATCTCCTGCAATTGGTGAACAGCGAAGTGTTGAGGTAGCCGCAGCGAGGAACGGGGGAACCTTCGGTGAGGCCCCGGTTCCATCGAGCGGTGCAGTTGACCTGTACGGCGTACGTCCCGGGGAGGGGAGACAACCTTCTGAGGTGCTATTGAACTTATACCCCCGGGGGGTATTGGTCAAGGTGTAGTACTTCACACTCAAGGCGCCTGTCAGCGAGGGATTCTGGGCGCGTGGAAAGAAGGTTTCGCAGCACAGGAGGCGCTCTGGGAGCGCCCCTGCGGCTCCCCCGCCGTCATCGGTTGCCCCCAGCGGCGTCGGCGCGGCTCTGGCGGCCTCGGCCTACGGTCAGCTCGGCTTGGTCGAACAAGCGGAACCCGGCGGAACTGCCTTCGTAGTGGGCGGGGCACCCCCGCAGGGGCACCCCGACCATTGGCAGGAGGCCATTCACTCCGATGCGTATCGGTCCAGGATCGACTGCATCTGGGCGATTTCTTCCTGCTGTGTTTCCACGATCGCCTCACACAACTCCGTGATTTCCGGGTCCGTGATGTTGGATTCCTGGCACACCAGGATCGCGCGGGAGTGGTGCGGGATCATCGACTTCAGGAACTGTTCGTTCCCGACGAAGGTTTCTGTCCGCCCGAGGGCGAACACCCCGACGAAGAGCACAGCGAATCCGACCAGCATGGCGATGTTTGCTTTGGTGTTCTTGAACATTGACCACATGCCCACGACCATAACGATCGCCATCGCCCCCACCATGAGCAACGCCATCCAGAAGTTACTCAGGTTGAAGTAGAAGTGATCGATTGACCGGACCATGGACATCGACAGCGTCCACATCAGCCCGAGACTGACTAACAAGATGATCCCGAACTTCACATACATCCGGGCAGACCCGTGACCGGTGTGGTCCTTTTCTC
It includes:
- a CDS encoding heavy metal translocating P-type ATPase, with amino-acid sequence MSKNQNINNQHHHAAEQESTHGQAMPDQHAHSAISTQEHPDQHPDSSHHAGHKGHGAGHGMDEDHQVHSHGEHAGHSTAMFKNRFWINLILAVPVVAFSHMFTMLLGYIPPEFPGSTLIAPILGTVIFVYGGAPFLKGGLTELKSRQPGMMLLIAMAISVAFIASWITTLGIGGFDLDFWWELALLVVIMLLGHWMEMRALGSAAGALDALAALLPDEADKVTASGVETVPVSALVVGDVVLVRSGARVPADGQIIDGMAEFDESMITGESRTVSRTIGETVVAGTVAVDNAVRVRVNAVGSETTLAGIQRLVAEAQASSSRAQALADRAAALLFYFALGAGILTFIAWMLLGSPDDAVVRTVTVLVIACPHALGLAIPLVIAISTERAAKAGVLIKNRIALERMRTIDVVLFDKTGTLTEGQHAVTATTTITGVAEAELLALAGAAEADSEHPVARAIVTAARSNPDAADLGYTGTGFASMTGRGVRATVHGHDVAVGGPNMLKELGLTTPADIDGTVQEWVGRGASVLHVIRDGAVIGAVRLEDKVREESRAAVKALQARGVKVAMITGDARQVADTVGAELGIDEVFADVLPQDKDSKVTELQSRGLKVAMVGDGVNDAPALARAEVGIAIGAGTDVAMESAGVVLAGNDPRAVLALIDLSRASYRKMIQNLIWATGYNVLAVPLAAGVLAFAGILLSPAAGAVLMSVSTIVVALNAQLLRRIDLDPERISTH
- a CDS encoding ParB family protein; amino-acid sequence: MSKSKPASFTPYFAQDDADQVRAAFLAAGQAEGYRSVTDLIEAAVMREVKRLQRKHNNGRKWEPVAPGALRPGRRTLEEEKNRAP
- a CDS encoding F510_1955 family glycosylhydrolase gives rise to the protein MLLSACTTPASTSQDTPAGTPAESASAADYPSGHIHGMSVDPGTNRILLATHDGLFDVTQSPAQQVGPTIDLMGFTTTSDGTLYASGHPGPGTDLPDPVGLITSTDDGRTWEPVSRQGETDFHALAATSDGLIGHEGRIITSPDGHHWTVAADNVPAYNLAGASSGTVLATTEEGLYRSEDSGATWKTVPDTPLLIFTTFAGDTAIGVTPDGTVHASSDAGLTWEQRGAVEGEPAAIAAAHTNDETHRIWVATAEGIEVSSDNGATFQPLGFQR
- a CDS encoding single-stranded DNA-binding protein, producing MAGETIITVIGNLTADPELRFTPSGSAVANFTIASTPRTFDRQSNDWKDGETLFLRCNVWRESAENVAETLTKGTRVIAHGRLKSRSYDTKEGEKRTVMELEVDEVGPSLRYASAKVTRVQRSGSGGAGGGNAQGGGGFQGGAQPGNTWQQQPAEDPWGAPAAAPAGGAGGWGNGPESEPPF
- a CDS encoding DUF305 domain-containing protein, which codes for MKRYLSLAALSLAIAFALSACGTDSGTTSVTSSEAAAPASSAAAETSPSADASASTSADAVSEEHNDADVMFAQMMIPHHEQAVEMSDMMLAKDGISPEITDLATKIKDAQGPEIETMTGWLEAWGEPMQPEGGMESHSMGDMGSDSDSMEGMMSEEQMSDLESAEGTEASRMFLESMTAHHEGAIGMAQTEIDNGENPEAIELAETIVATQQSEIDEMNELLAGL
- a CDS encoding IS110 family transposase produces the protein MTIVAQTRPFVIGVDCHARTHTYAIIEASTKQRVACEQFPTTSAGLSRALAWVGRRTGGDMSCLWAVEGIGSYGARLARAVADAGYDVAEAPRMNARGRRGIGKSDPLDATAIGTAVLSLEESQLRAPRRDEGTRAGLRILSAARDQLTRERTVNVNALIALLRAHDLGIDARKPLVAAQIATITRWRERDEPIELLIAREEAVRLARRVLEVTTQLTANQRRMTELIQQSPAAPLLEMVGAGAVTVATVLTAWSHPGRVRSEAAFASLAGVNPLPASSGNTVRHRLNRGGDRRLNRALHTITMTRMVHDPGTRDYVAKRTQEGRSYREIRRSLKRYIARILYRQLNALYATAEPAPSHVAGADGSDGVL
- a CDS encoding glutaredoxin family protein translates to MTITIFEKPTGCFGCKKTKELFDAAGVQFNTVDITTNDQALAYITDELGYSQAPVVVYEKDGSEDHWSGLNPTKINQVIALDGK
- a CDS encoding heavy-metal-associated domain-containing protein, producing MNLTDISGTQNSDVNSPAGGSCGCCAPQQVTAAQPATEGTVSADYAVTGLTCGSCAGRVSSAIGALNGVENVQIALVPGGVSTVSVTSNQPLEASSVQDAVEKAGYQLTTA
- a CDS encoding DUF305 domain-containing protein, with amino-acid sequence MNSAENTSGHRAGASGRKQKHTEPHHQERPTGRGEAASGEKDHTGHGSARMYVKFGIILLVSLGLMWTLSMSMVRSIDHFYFNLSNFWMALLMVGAMAIVMVVGMWSMFKNTKANIAMLVGFAVLFVGVFALGRTETFVGNEQFLKSMIPHHSRAILVCQESNITDPEITELCEAIVETQQEEIAQMQSILDRYASE